A part of Propioniciclava coleopterorum genomic DNA contains:
- a CDS encoding 5-methylcytosine restriction system specificity protein McrC: MPVRPDFVWSAAGVPRVVVDAKYKAEKPSGFPQADLYQLLAYCTVLGLPVGHLVYAKGFEDDREHVVRNAGVRIVAHTLDLEEPPARVLASVATLADETVRAAAVPGLW, from the coding sequence GTGCCGGTTCGTCCGGACTTCGTCTGGTCGGCCGCCGGCGTCCCACGGGTGGTGGTAGACGCGAAGTACAAGGCGGAGAAGCCCAGCGGCTTCCCGCAGGCCGACCTGTATCAGCTGCTGGCGTACTGCACAGTGCTCGGTCTGCCGGTCGGACACCTGGTCTACGCGAAAGGGTTCGAGGACGACCGCGAGCACGTGGTGCGGAACGCCGGCGTCCGAATCGTTGCCCACACGCTCGACCTGGAGGAGCCGCCAGCCCGTGTCTTGGCGTCCGTGGCAACACTCGCCGACGAGACCGTGCGCGCGGCCGCCGTGCCAGGCCTGTGGTGA
- a CDS encoding McrC family protein, whose product MANPLILREGDPPRLVELRRPVADALAAAGVVQVTLTDRPGWWEVTPGTQIGVVGVAGLQVVIEPKIDINRLVFLMGYARRPDFWRDDRVLLDADADLPEALADAFVRLARRALEQGLLKGYVTVDDTLAVLRGRVREADQLRRRWGRSIPLEVRYDEFTVDIAENQVLLAAVEQLLRTPRVGVRYRAGLQRLRLQLADVTAPGRGGGRPSWTPSRLNARYVPALELAELVLAGRSFEQRVGDLVVSGYLFNMATIFEDFVTVALREAFRSFGDVRGCSTAPTWMRRRPCRFVRTSSGRPPASHGWW is encoded by the coding sequence GTGGCGAACCCGCTGATCCTGCGTGAGGGCGACCCGCCGCGACTGGTGGAGCTGCGGCGTCCGGTCGCGGACGCGTTGGCCGCAGCGGGGGTCGTGCAGGTCACGCTGACGGATCGTCCGGGGTGGTGGGAGGTGACCCCGGGCACGCAGATCGGGGTTGTCGGCGTGGCCGGGTTGCAGGTGGTGATCGAGCCGAAGATCGACATCAACCGGCTGGTGTTCCTCATGGGGTACGCGCGGCGTCCGGACTTCTGGCGCGATGACCGGGTGCTCCTGGACGCCGACGCCGACCTGCCCGAGGCGCTGGCGGACGCGTTCGTGCGGTTGGCGAGGCGGGCGTTGGAGCAGGGGCTGCTCAAGGGGTACGTGACCGTCGATGACACGTTGGCGGTGCTGCGGGGCCGGGTGCGGGAGGCGGACCAGTTGCGGCGCCGGTGGGGGCGGAGCATCCCGTTGGAGGTGCGGTACGACGAGTTCACCGTGGACATTGCCGAGAACCAGGTGCTGTTGGCGGCGGTGGAGCAGTTGTTGCGGACGCCGCGGGTCGGCGTCCGGTATCGGGCGGGGTTGCAGCGGCTGCGCCTGCAGTTGGCCGATGTGACCGCGCCTGGGCGGGGCGGCGGCCGGCCTTCGTGGACGCCGTCGCGCTTGAATGCGCGGTACGTGCCGGCGTTGGAGTTGGCGGAGCTTGTGCTGGCGGGGCGGTCGTTCGAGCAGCGGGTGGGGGACCTCGTGGTGTCGGGCTACCTGTTCAACATGGCGACGATCTTCGAGGACTTCGTGACGGTCGCGTTGCGGGAGGCGTTTCGGTCGTTCGGGGACGTTCGCGGTTGCAGTACCGCACCCACCTGGATGAGGCGGAGACCGTGCCGGTTCGTCCGGACTTCGTCTGGTCGGCCGCCGGCGTCCCACGGGTGGTGGTAG
- a CDS encoding tyrosine-type recombinase/integrase codes for MTFTTRERAQGWLAGELKLIEFGEWTPPAERRRQTEVLATTFDEFAREWIENRLVKGRPLKDRTREHYLDIHERWFKPLHERTLTSITHTDIERWYRTLPDAPTMRSHAYSLLKSIFRTAVARRLVKESPVAVEGATARARPKDIALLTVAQVQALADAMPPRHRLLVLLAAWCGLRFGELTALRRRDIDLIEGTITVEQAAVTVGGQRIITTPKSAAGRRTIYLPTHLTEDARHHLAAFTATDAEALVFPGNDDQPLTPGQVYGHAPRFDKKTRKQTHPGNGFYKARHQIERPDFRFHDLRHFAATMAAISGATTKELMEFAGHNDIHVAMRYQEAVNDRKKDLAKRMAALARMPAVAEQGAAPDATQ; via the coding sequence ATGACGTTCACCACCAGGGAGCGAGCCCAAGGCTGGCTCGCTGGCGAGCTGAAGCTCATCGAGTTCGGCGAGTGGACTCCCCCCGCCGAACGCCGGCGCCAGACCGAGGTGCTGGCCACCACCTTCGACGAGTTCGCCCGGGAGTGGATCGAGAACCGTCTCGTGAAGGGACGCCCACTCAAGGACCGCACCCGGGAGCACTACCTCGACATCCACGAACGCTGGTTCAAGCCCCTGCACGAGCGAACCCTCACGTCCATCACCCACACCGACATCGAACGCTGGTATCGCACGCTCCCCGACGCCCCGACCATGCGCTCGCACGCCTACTCGCTGCTCAAGTCGATCTTCCGCACCGCAGTCGCCCGTCGCCTGGTCAAGGAATCCCCCGTCGCCGTTGAGGGCGCCACCGCCCGCGCCAGGCCCAAGGACATCGCCCTGCTCACCGTCGCCCAGGTACAAGCGCTCGCCGACGCGATGCCTCCCCGGCACCGGCTGCTGGTACTGCTCGCCGCCTGGTGCGGGCTCCGCTTCGGTGAACTCACCGCCCTCCGACGGCGCGACATCGACCTCATCGAGGGCACCATCACCGTCGAGCAAGCCGCCGTCACCGTCGGCGGCCAGCGGATCATCACCACCCCCAAGTCAGCGGCCGGACGCCGCACCATCTACCTGCCCACCCACCTCACCGAGGACGCCCGCCACCACTTGGCAGCGTTCACTGCCACGGACGCCGAAGCTCTCGTCTTCCCCGGCAACGACGACCAGCCCCTCACTCCGGGACAGGTCTACGGACACGCCCCCCGCTTCGACAAGAAGACCCGCAAGCAGACACACCCCGGCAACGGCTTCTACAAGGCCCGCCACCAGATCGAACGCCCCGACTTCCGGTTCCACGACCTTCGTCACTTCGCCGCCACCATGGCCGCCATCTCAGGAGCCACCACCAAGGAACTCATGGAGTTCGCCGGCCACAACGACATCCACGTCGCCATGCGCTACCAAGAGGCCGTCAACGACCGCAAGAAGGACCTCGCCAAGCGCATGGCCGCCCTCGCCAGAATGCCCGCCGTGGCCGAACAGGGCGCTGCCCCGGACGCCACACAATGA
- a CDS encoding helicase-related protein: MTTFAVGSLVAARGREWVVLPDSSDDFLVLRPLGGTDDDIAGVLPAIEPVTTASFPPPTADELGDHESARLLRSALQIGFRSSAGPFRSLAGIAVEPRAYQLVPLLMALRQDTVRLLIADDVGIGKTIEASLIAAELLTIGDARRLAVLCSPALAEQWASELRAKFGLEAELVLPSTVRRLERQCIGDESIFERFPITVVSTDFIKSDRRRNEFLRTCPDLVIVDEAHTCVADGGLGGKARTQRYELVRELAKDASRHLLLVTATPHSGKDEAFRNLIGLLDPALHDLDLDQTKGRELLARHLVQRRRADIRQFLDEETPFPSDRQSKEVAYKLSPAYRDLFDDVIAYARETVSTANGAREQRINWWSVLALLRALASSPRAAAQTLATRSAALGGEDAAEADALGRSAVLDLADDETLESVDVAPGADASTESGTPQQRRLRGFLKRAKELEKAGDRKLDAITTQVKGLLADAYAPIVFCRFIDTAEYVAEHLTQKLGKGTTVACVTGMLPPAERVARIAELADADGPVVLVATDCLSEGVNLQDQFQAVVHYDLAWNPTRHEQREGRVDRFGQRRDTVRAITLYGQDNRIDGIVLDVLLRKHEAIRKATGVSVPVPDNSDAVLEALMEGLILRGSDHRQDTLDFEYDPKAVELDKEWKSAAEREKASRTKFAQRAIHPDEVAAEVAEIRANLGTHAEVRAFTKQALTALKATLKTTPRGFTASIGPLPGGLLDALPPGRESQLTFLSDFPVAKGENVLHRTDAAVEAIASYVLESALDPSLPTAVRPARRCAVVRTAAIDTRTTLLLVRYRFHLTLPSRAGERTAVAEDAATLGFTSRDGVLSWLEPDEVSALLDAPPSGNVSNPGQYLTSALGQLAQVQSHLDDHGQALSEKLRASHRRVRAASGAVVRGLGVRAESPPDVLGVYVFVPVPKG, from the coding sequence GTGACGACCTTTGCGGTGGGGAGTCTGGTGGCGGCGCGGGGCCGCGAGTGGGTCGTGCTGCCGGACAGTTCCGACGACTTCCTCGTCCTGCGTCCCCTGGGCGGCACCGACGACGACATCGCCGGCGTGCTGCCGGCCATCGAGCCCGTGACGACGGCGTCCTTCCCGCCGCCCACCGCCGACGAATTGGGCGACCACGAGAGCGCCCGCCTGCTGCGCAGCGCCCTGCAGATCGGTTTCCGATCCAGTGCCGGCCCGTTCCGGTCGCTGGCCGGGATCGCTGTCGAACCGCGCGCCTACCAGCTCGTACCCCTGCTGATGGCGCTGCGGCAGGACACCGTCCGCCTGCTCATCGCCGACGACGTCGGCATCGGCAAGACCATCGAGGCGTCCCTCATCGCCGCCGAACTGCTGACCATCGGGGACGCCCGCAGGCTGGCGGTCCTGTGCAGCCCGGCCCTCGCCGAACAGTGGGCTAGCGAGCTGCGCGCCAAGTTCGGCCTGGAGGCCGAGCTGGTTCTGCCCAGCACCGTCCGCCGGCTTGAACGCCAGTGCATCGGGGACGAGTCCATCTTCGAGCGGTTCCCGATCACGGTCGTGTCGACCGACTTCATCAAGTCCGACCGGCGACGCAACGAGTTCCTGCGCACCTGCCCCGACCTGGTCATCGTGGACGAGGCCCACACCTGCGTGGCGGACGGCGGGCTCGGCGGCAAGGCCCGCACACAGCGCTACGAACTGGTCCGCGAGCTGGCCAAGGACGCCTCCCGGCACCTACTGCTCGTCACCGCCACCCCGCACAGCGGCAAGGATGAGGCATTCCGCAACCTGATCGGCCTGCTCGACCCGGCGCTGCACGACCTCGACCTCGACCAGACCAAGGGCCGCGAACTGCTGGCCCGGCATCTGGTGCAGCGGCGCCGTGCCGACATCCGCCAGTTCCTGGATGAGGAGACCCCGTTTCCGTCCGACCGGCAGTCCAAGGAAGTGGCGTACAAGCTGTCGCCCGCCTACCGCGACCTGTTCGACGACGTGATCGCCTACGCCCGCGAGACCGTGAGCACAGCCAACGGCGCCCGCGAGCAGCGCATCAACTGGTGGTCGGTCCTTGCCCTGCTGCGCGCCCTGGCGTCCTCGCCGCGGGCCGCCGCCCAAACCCTGGCCACGCGCTCCGCCGCCTTGGGCGGCGAGGACGCTGCCGAGGCCGATGCCCTCGGCCGCTCGGCCGTCCTCGACCTGGCCGATGACGAAACCCTCGAATCGGTCGACGTGGCGCCGGGCGCTGATGCCTCGACCGAGTCGGGAACCCCGCAGCAGCGCCGACTCAGGGGCTTCCTCAAGCGGGCGAAGGAACTGGAGAAGGCCGGCGACCGCAAGCTGGACGCCATCACTACCCAGGTCAAGGGGCTGCTCGCCGACGCCTACGCCCCGATCGTGTTCTGCCGGTTCATCGATACGGCCGAGTACGTCGCCGAGCACCTCACCCAGAAGCTCGGCAAGGGCACGACCGTCGCATGCGTCACCGGCATGCTGCCACCCGCGGAGCGCGTGGCACGCATCGCCGAACTGGCGGACGCCGACGGCCCGGTCGTGCTCGTGGCCACCGACTGCCTGTCCGAAGGCGTCAACCTGCAGGACCAGTTCCAGGCCGTCGTCCACTACGACCTGGCCTGGAACCCGACCCGGCACGAGCAGCGGGAGGGCCGCGTCGACCGGTTCGGACAGCGGCGCGACACAGTCCGTGCCATCACCTTGTACGGCCAGGACAACCGGATCGACGGCATTGTCCTCGACGTCCTGCTCCGCAAGCACGAGGCGATCCGGAAGGCGACAGGCGTGTCGGTTCCGGTGCCCGACAACAGCGACGCCGTGCTGGAGGCGCTGATGGAGGGCTTGATCCTGCGGGGGAGCGATCACCGCCAGGACACCCTCGACTTCGAGTACGACCCGAAGGCCGTCGAGCTCGACAAGGAGTGGAAGTCCGCCGCCGAGCGCGAGAAGGCCTCACGCACCAAGTTCGCCCAGCGCGCCATCCACCCGGATGAGGTGGCCGCCGAGGTTGCCGAGATCCGCGCCAACCTCGGCACGCACGCCGAGGTGCGCGCCTTCACCAAGCAGGCGCTCACAGCCCTCAAGGCCACCCTCAAGACGACCCCGCGCGGCTTCACCGCGTCCATCGGTCCACTGCCCGGCGGCCTCCTGGACGCCCTCCCACCCGGCCGCGAAAGCCAACTCACCTTCCTGAGTGACTTCCCCGTCGCCAAGGGCGAGAACGTGCTGCACCGCACGGACGCCGCCGTCGAGGCGATCGCCTCCTACGTGCTCGAGTCAGCGCTCGATCCCAGCCTGCCCACCGCCGTCCGGCCCGCACGCCGCTGCGCGGTCGTTCGGACGGCTGCGATCGACACGCGCACCACGCTGCTGCTCGTCCGCTACCGATTCCACCTCACCCTGCCGTCGCGCGCGGGGGAGCGGACGGCCGTGGCCGAGGACGCCGCCACCCTCGGCTTCACCTCCCGCGACGGCGTCCTGTCGTGGCTGGAGCCCGACGAGGTCAGCGCCCTGCTCGACGCCCCGCCGTCGGGGAACGTCAGCAACCCCGGCCAGTACCTCACGTCGGCGCTGGGCCAACTGGCGCAGGTGCAGTCGCATCTGGACGACCACGGGCAGGCGCTCTCCGAGAAGCTCCGGGCCTCGCACCGGCGGGTGCGCGCGGCATCCGGCGCCGTGGTGCGCGGGCTGGGCGTCCGGGCCGAGAGCCCGCCGGATGTGTTGGGCGTGTACGTGTTCGTTCCGGTCCCGAAGGGGTGA
- a CDS encoding helix-turn-helix domain-containing protein: protein MTAQTIRRTKKSTSTDQDRQPKWLSYPEASELCTLSVRSLKRLTQAGKLPCYVVGGKVLRLKASDVEALIVPADECRGW from the coding sequence ATGACCGCCCAGACGATCCGCAGGACGAAGAAGTCGACGAGCACGGACCAGGACCGGCAGCCGAAGTGGTTGTCTTACCCGGAGGCATCGGAGTTGTGCACGCTGTCGGTGCGCTCGCTGAAGCGTCTCACGCAGGCGGGGAAGCTGCCGTGCTACGTGGTGGGTGGCAAGGTGCTGCGGTTGAAGGCGTCCGACGTGGAGGCGTTGATCGTTCCCGCCGACGAGTGCCGCGGCTGGTAG
- a CDS encoding Eco57I restriction-modification methylase domain-containing protein, with protein MAAESFVGVRVAGGLLPAELLSRIAAGGLAGQASGDYHLAPGETVREAANRAWAYLTGVWATYRQAADKLPESDRGTTLTRERWLLILLRELGYGRVPTTPAGGLTADGKQLPVSHAWEHVPMHLLGHRIELDRRTQGVAGAATSSPQSMVQELLNRSDAHLWAVLSNGLTLRLLRDSTSLVGSAYIEFDLEAIFDADLFADFLLLFSVCHQSRLEVRDPEKGAASCWLEAWRTESLESGSRALNQLRDGVIQAITTLGTGFLAHSANAHLRVGLAEGSLRIEDVNHGLLRVVYRLLFTFVAEDRGLLLAPDADPTARQRFRDYFSTERLRRTARRRRGTRHADQWRALNLVWDGLGSVEGRPELGLIGIGGLFEPGALDLFRGCDLSNEALLRAVRHLSLVEEPGSKMKRVVDYRNLGAEELGSIYEALLEFVPSWDAGRRVFELLSAAGNDRKSTGSYYTPASLIDCLLDSALDPVLDRAEREPDPESALLALTVCDPACGSGHFLVAAARRIAKRVAATRTGDPEPPPERVREALADVVGRCIYGVDLNPLAAELAKVSLWLETLDPGRPLAFLDAQIKVGNSLIGATPALVGQGVPDEAFAALEGDDKKIVTALKKQNKAERSGQDDLFGDDTAPTLDAAVAGELGALIGGGRPASLADIQARHQRLRALQAKPALQQQRLVADAWCAAFVWPKQPGGPKAVTNRSLHALARGEALPPATLATVHELAAEYRFFHWHLEFPHLFRPAGPADGPGWRGGFDVVLGNPPWERVKLQEQEFFAVRDPQIAAAPNAAARKRLIQALEASNPALHDAYLGALRRAAGESHVLRIAGRFPLTGRGDINTYAVFAEACRHLVNDRGRMGIIVPTGIATDATTQFFFKDLVAHGSLATLYDFQTGPSLWSDIGHARYKFCLLTTVGRGERIAAAQFSFFNRSVQDLYAHDSRFELTPEEIQLLNPNTGTCPIFRSRRDAEITLGIYRRIPVLINENDPVNGNPWGISFMRMFDMSNDSHLFHTRDELEADGWTLNGNVFERSLDGGGDSSNAAAV; from the coding sequence ATGGCAGCCGAATCATTCGTGGGCGTCCGGGTGGCCGGTGGCCTGCTTCCCGCCGAACTGTTGTCGCGGATCGCGGCGGGAGGGCTGGCCGGGCAGGCGTCCGGGGACTACCACCTGGCACCCGGAGAGACCGTCCGCGAGGCGGCGAACCGCGCGTGGGCGTACCTGACCGGCGTCTGGGCCACCTACCGGCAGGCGGCCGACAAGCTGCCGGAATCGGACCGCGGCACCACCCTCACCCGGGAGCGGTGGCTGCTGATCCTGCTGCGCGAACTCGGGTACGGGCGCGTTCCCACCACGCCCGCGGGTGGGTTGACCGCCGACGGCAAACAGCTGCCGGTCTCGCACGCGTGGGAGCACGTGCCGATGCACCTGCTCGGCCACCGGATCGAGCTGGACCGGCGCACCCAGGGCGTCGCCGGCGCAGCCACTTCGTCGCCACAATCGATGGTGCAGGAACTGCTCAACCGGTCGGACGCCCACCTGTGGGCGGTGCTGTCGAATGGGCTCACCCTGCGGCTGCTGCGCGACTCCACGTCGCTGGTCGGGTCGGCCTACATCGAGTTCGACCTGGAGGCCATCTTCGACGCTGACCTGTTCGCCGACTTCCTGCTGCTGTTCAGCGTGTGCCACCAGTCGCGGCTCGAAGTGCGTGACCCCGAGAAGGGCGCGGCGTCCTGCTGGCTGGAGGCGTGGCGCACCGAGTCGCTGGAGTCGGGTTCGCGTGCCCTCAACCAGCTCCGCGACGGGGTGATCCAGGCGATCACCACGCTCGGCACCGGGTTCCTCGCGCACTCCGCGAACGCCCACCTGCGCGTCGGGCTCGCCGAAGGCAGCCTGCGCATCGAGGACGTCAACCACGGCCTGCTGCGGGTGGTGTACCGCCTGCTGTTCACGTTCGTCGCCGAGGACCGCGGCCTGTTACTCGCCCCGGACGCCGACCCCACAGCCCGGCAGCGTTTCCGCGACTACTTCTCGACCGAGCGCCTGCGCCGCACGGCCCGCCGCCGGCGCGGCACCCGGCACGCCGACCAGTGGCGGGCGCTCAACCTGGTCTGGGATGGGCTCGGCTCGGTCGAGGGACGCCCCGAGCTTGGCCTGATCGGCATCGGCGGCCTGTTCGAACCCGGCGCCCTCGACCTGTTCCGCGGCTGCGACCTCTCGAACGAGGCGCTGCTGCGGGCCGTCCGGCACCTGAGCTTGGTGGAGGAACCGGGCTCGAAGATGAAGCGCGTCGTCGACTACCGCAACCTCGGCGCCGAGGAACTGGGCTCCATCTACGAGGCGCTGCTGGAGTTCGTGCCCTCATGGGACGCAGGCCGCCGGGTGTTCGAACTGCTGTCGGCCGCAGGCAACGACCGCAAGTCAACGGGCTCGTACTACACGCCCGCCTCGCTGATCGACTGCCTGCTGGATTCGGCCCTCGACCCGGTGCTCGACCGCGCTGAGCGCGAACCCGACCCCGAGTCGGCCCTCCTGGCCTTGACGGTGTGCGACCCCGCCTGCGGGTCCGGGCACTTCCTGGTGGCCGCCGCACGTCGGATCGCCAAGCGCGTCGCGGCCACCCGGACCGGTGACCCCGAACCACCGCCCGAGCGGGTCCGAGAAGCGCTCGCCGACGTGGTCGGACGCTGCATCTACGGCGTCGACTTGAACCCGCTCGCCGCCGAACTGGCCAAGGTATCACTGTGGCTGGAGACCCTCGATCCCGGTCGGCCGCTGGCGTTCCTGGACGCCCAGATCAAGGTCGGCAACTCCCTGATCGGCGCCACCCCTGCGCTCGTCGGGCAGGGAGTGCCTGACGAGGCGTTCGCAGCGCTCGAGGGCGACGACAAGAAGATCGTTACGGCTCTCAAGAAGCAGAACAAGGCCGAACGTTCGGGGCAGGACGACCTGTTCGGCGATGACACTGCACCCACCCTGGACGCCGCCGTCGCGGGCGAACTGGGCGCGCTGATCGGTGGTGGCCGCCCCGCGTCCTTGGCCGACATCCAGGCCCGCCACCAGCGGCTCAGGGCCCTGCAGGCCAAGCCAGCGCTGCAACAGCAGCGTCTGGTCGCGGACGCTTGGTGCGCCGCGTTCGTGTGGCCCAAGCAGCCGGGCGGGCCCAAGGCCGTCACTAATCGCAGCTTGCACGCCCTCGCGCGTGGCGAAGCGCTGCCGCCGGCCACCCTCGCGACCGTCCACGAGCTCGCCGCCGAGTACCGGTTCTTCCACTGGCACCTAGAGTTCCCGCACCTGTTCCGACCTGCCGGACCAGCCGACGGACCCGGCTGGCGCGGCGGCTTCGATGTCGTTCTCGGCAACCCGCCGTGGGAACGGGTGAAGCTGCAGGAACAGGAGTTCTTCGCCGTCCGTGACCCCCAGATTGCCGCGGCCCCCAACGCCGCAGCCCGCAAGCGCCTCATCCAAGCCCTCGAAGCGTCCAACCCGGCGCTGCACGACGCGTATCTGGGCGCGTTGCGTCGCGCCGCCGGCGAGTCACACGTGCTGCGGATCGCGGGCCGATTCCCATTGACCGGACGTGGCGACATCAACACCTACGCCGTTTTCGCAGAGGCGTGTCGGCACCTTGTGAACGACCGAGGTCGGATGGGGATCATCGTGCCGACGGGCATTGCTACCGACGCCACAACGCAGTTCTTCTTCAAGGACTTGGTGGCGCACGGGAGCCTCGCGACTCTCTACGATTTCCAGACGGGGCCCTCGCTCTGGTCCGACATCGGCCACGCTCGTTACAAGTTCTGTCTGCTCACGACGGTGGGACGGGGCGAGCGAATCGCAGCCGCCCAGTTCTCCTTCTTCAATCGTTCTGTGCAAGACCTGTACGCGCATGACAGCCGGTTTGAGCTCACCCCGGAGGAGATCCAGCTCCTCAACCCCAACACCGGCACCTGCCCCATCTTCCGCTCCCGCCGGGACGCAGAGATCACCCTCGGCATCTATCGCCGCATCCCGGTGCTGATCAACGAGAACGACCCGGTCAACGGGAACCCGTGGGGCATCAGTTTCATGCGGATGTTCGACATGTCCAACGACTCGCACCTGTTCCACACCCGTGACGAACTCGAGGCCGACGGCTGGACGCTCAACGGCAACGTCTTTGAGCGCTCCCTCGACGGGGGGGGGGATAGCTCAAATGCTGCCGCTGTTTGA
- a CDS encoding AAA family ATPase: MTESATEPVRRALLIRTALEVLAEAGGPVQRAEVIARVAERLEFTPYELEPYRSNSAQTRWDNHLTWASTDMRAVGWIDKTAAGWVITDAGRRALATHPNDGKGLDAEAGQAYRAQYRANKARASQPTHRSLLAAALESVEAGQWTTKAELAEAIGADVGTVEAALYEDGLDASHRVLTPGDTASGAVLLPSGEMVPTRAALEKEGVKFDESGMPDESQHVRGQDLRAYLEDRGLVAQPSRRAWLVRGSSVDGHDLIPVWRQQGFTSLRASKLREVEPGIRRPELKAIVDEDYSQTSYAAKAAKLDEFHSFLSRIQMGDLLVTTSQGELYVGTVTGPAEYVKSGDGLSNLRRTVEWAPEGFDYGDLASEIKARLQVQYDVVEMTQQLDLLEKLLAAQTAVVEDDEPPVQPVVTRELTLPEATDELAVRLNVDRAWLQECIDLLRDRPQLIFYGPPGTGKTFIAQHLAAHLAGDNVRLVQFHPAYSYEDFFEGYRPLEEGGFKLKPGPFRKTVDAARESPSTPYFLIIDEINRGNLAKIFGELYFLLEYRSQNVDLLYATDDDIGFTLPENVFIIGTMNTADRSIALVDAAMRRRFAFVPLHPSEPPTDGVLRRWLAASDLDVGVADLLEELNRRIEDPDFKIGPSYFMRKAMHQPGGLERAWRTAILPLLEEHHYGDGTDVRARYGLDTIRARVAGRAASDQAGSGGGEPADPA, from the coding sequence ATGACTGAATCAGCGACTGAGCCGGTTCGGCGGGCACTGCTGATCCGCACCGCTCTCGAGGTGCTCGCTGAAGCCGGAGGCCCGGTTCAGCGTGCGGAGGTCATCGCCAGGGTTGCTGAGCGGCTGGAGTTCACGCCGTATGAGCTGGAGCCGTACCGATCGAACTCCGCGCAGACGAGGTGGGACAATCACCTCACCTGGGCGAGCACCGACATGCGGGCCGTTGGCTGGATCGACAAGACGGCTGCCGGGTGGGTGATCACCGACGCCGGGCGTCGTGCGCTTGCCACCCACCCGAACGATGGGAAAGGCCTCGACGCTGAGGCTGGACAGGCGTACAGAGCCCAATACCGGGCGAACAAGGCGCGGGCCTCCCAGCCGACCCACCGATCTCTGCTGGCCGCGGCACTCGAATCGGTTGAGGCCGGTCAGTGGACTACGAAAGCCGAACTGGCAGAAGCCATCGGAGCTGATGTTGGGACGGTCGAGGCGGCACTCTACGAAGACGGGCTCGACGCATCACATCGTGTGCTCACGCCCGGGGACACGGCGTCCGGTGCTGTTCTGCTTCCGAGCGGCGAGATGGTCCCGACCCGCGCAGCGCTCGAGAAGGAAGGCGTCAAGTTCGACGAGTCTGGGATGCCCGATGAGTCGCAGCACGTCCGTGGTCAGGATCTCCGTGCGTATCTGGAAGATCGCGGCCTCGTGGCCCAACCGTCCCGTCGCGCTTGGCTCGTGCGTGGGTCCTCGGTCGACGGCCATGATCTGATCCCCGTATGGCGGCAGCAGGGTTTCACGTCGTTGCGGGCATCCAAGTTGCGGGAGGTGGAACCAGGCATCCGGCGACCCGAGCTGAAAGCGATCGTCGACGAGGATTACTCCCAGACCTCGTACGCGGCGAAAGCGGCGAAGCTGGATGAGTTCCATTCGTTCTTGTCGCGGATCCAGATGGGTGACCTTCTGGTGACGACGAGCCAAGGCGAGCTCTACGTGGGCACAGTCACGGGTCCGGCTGAGTACGTGAAGTCGGGTGACGGGTTGTCGAACCTGCGGCGGACCGTGGAGTGGGCGCCGGAGGGGTTCGACTACGGCGACCTGGCCAGTGAGATCAAGGCGCGTCTGCAGGTGCAGTACGACGTGGTGGAGATGACCCAGCAGTTGGATTTGTTGGAGAAGCTGCTGGCGGCGCAGACAGCGGTCGTCGAGGACGATGAGCCGCCGGTCCAGCCGGTCGTCACGCGCGAATTGACTCTGCCGGAAGCGACCGACGAGCTCGCTGTCAGGCTGAATGTGGATCGGGCGTGGTTGCAGGAGTGCATCGACCTCCTGCGGGACCGTCCGCAGCTGATCTTCTACGGCCCGCCGGGAACGGGCAAGACGTTCATCGCCCAGCACCTCGCCGCCCACTTGGCGGGCGACAACGTGCGTCTGGTGCAGTTCCATCCGGCGTACTCGTACGAGGACTTCTTCGAGGGCTACCGGCCGCTGGAGGAGGGCGGGTTCAAGCTCAAGCCCGGTCCGTTCCGCAAGACGGTGGACGCCGCGCGGGAGAGCCCGTCGACTCCGTACTTCCTGATCATCGACGAGATCAACCGCGGCAACCTGGCGAAGATCTTCGGGGAGTTGTACTTCCTGCTGGAGTACCGCAGCCAGAACGTCGACCTGCTGTACGCCACCGATGACGACATCGGGTTCACGTTGCCGGAGAACGTGTTCATCATCGGCACGATGAACACCGCCGACCGGTCGATCGCCTTGGTGGACGCGGCGATGCGGCGCCGGTTCGCGTTCGTGCCGCTGCACCCGTCCGAGCCACCCACCGACGGCGTGCTGCGCAGGTGGCTGGCGGCGTCCGACCTTGATGTGGGCGTCGCGGATCTGCTGGAGGAACTCAACCGGCGGATCGAGGACCCGGACTTCAAGATCGGCCCGTCGTACTTCATGCGGAAGGCCATGCACCAGCCGGGCGGTCTGGAGCGGGCGTGGCGAACGGCGATCCTGCCGCTGTTGGAGGAACACCACTACGGCGACGGCACCGACGTCCGGGCCCGGTACGGGTTGGACACGATCCGCGCCCGCGTGGCCGGCCGGGCGGCGTCCGACCAGGCGGGGAGTGGTGGTGGCGAACCCGCTGATCCTGCGTGA